Proteins found in one Timaviella obliquedivisa GSE-PSE-MK23-08B genomic segment:
- a CDS encoding GNAT family N-acetyltransferase: MSTSPFPRNWSGDLPQNGGASPWGRTLPVAVRSVQQQDLASLAEVLVNSFHSKAGILGLLYPLLRMGIYEDLRSRLRNKTHRYVCLVAVHTSKTETFNAAHLHQLATIPRMVDCPIGTVELTVRASQPWHTRQGTGYLYLSNLAVQAEYRCHGVAQQLLQACEQTALDWGFENIYLHVLENNASARRLYRKAGYQLHEVETGIGTWLLGQPKQLFLRKVLVNRSVT, translated from the coding sequence ATGTCTACATCTCCTTTCCCTCGCAACTGGTCGGGTGACTTACCTCAAAATGGAGGTGCAAGTCCTTGGGGCAGAACACTTCCTGTGGCAGTTCGATCTGTTCAGCAACAGGACTTGGCAAGCTTGGCGGAGGTTTTGGTCAATAGCTTTCATTCCAAGGCAGGCATATTGGGGCTTCTTTACCCCTTATTAAGAATGGGAATTTACGAGGACTTACGGAGCCGATTGCGGAATAAGACCCACCGATATGTCTGTTTAGTTGCGGTTCATACCTCTAAAACAGAGACGTTCAATGCGGCACATCTGCACCAGTTAGCCACGATACCGAGGATGGTCGATTGTCCGATCGGCACCGTCGAGCTAACGGTTCGAGCCTCTCAGCCCTGGCACACACGTCAAGGCACTGGATATCTTTACCTTTCTAACTTGGCAGTGCAAGCTGAATATCGCTGTCATGGGGTTGCTCAGCAGCTATTACAAGCTTGCGAACAAACAGCGCTGGACTGGGGATTTGAAAATATTTATCTTCATGTTTTGGAAAATAACGCTTCTGCACGGCGGCTGTACCGGAAGGCGGGTTACCAACTTCATGAAGTAGAGACAGGGATAGGGACGTGGTTATTGGGGCAGCCGAAGCAATTGTTTCTGCGAAAGGTTTTGGTCAATCGGTCAGTAACTTGA
- a CDS encoding SDR family oxidoreductase, giving the protein MFLVTGATGELGRKIVSLLRQRAIAVRAFVRLTSRYGELEQRGAEVFIGDLQQERDIQKACQGAQYVISAHGSNEFNRGKPEAIDYRANVDLIDAAKAAGVQHFVFISVLGADRGYEDAPVFKAKWAVEQYLRASGLNFTILRPSGFSSNLLPLAERFQQTGIYLLIGDPKNRSSIVSIDDLARIAVDSVSVEGARNQALPVGGAQALTRDEVPQIFGRIFNRQPLIINPPLAALDGVRALLGFVNPDSQEALGTLRSLLANEFFCTPTEIQHLETLFNFKLETLESYLRRYLSV; this is encoded by the coding sequence ATGTTTTTAGTGACAGGTGCAACGGGGGAGCTAGGACGTAAGATTGTGAGCTTGCTTCGACAAAGAGCGATCGCGGTAAGAGCATTTGTACGCCTTACCTCTCGGTATGGAGAGTTGGAGCAGCGGGGCGCAGAAGTTTTTATTGGAGATTTGCAGCAGGAGCGGGATATTCAGAAGGCTTGTCAGGGAGCGCAGTATGTGATCAGTGCCCATGGCTCGAATGAGTTTAATCGAGGTAAACCTGAGGCGATCGATTATCGAGCAAATGTTGATTTGATTGATGCGGCTAAAGCGGCAGGTGTGCAGCACTTCGTCTTTATTTCGGTGCTCGGAGCCGATCGCGGCTATGAAGATGCGCCTGTGTTCAAAGCAAAGTGGGCAGTCGAGCAATATCTCAGAGCCAGTGGGTTGAACTTCACGATTTTGCGTCCCTCTGGGTTTTCATCTAATTTACTGCCTTTGGCAGAACGATTTCAGCAAACGGGCATTTATCTATTGATTGGTGATCCCAAAAACCGATCGTCTATTGTCAGTATCGACGACTTAGCACGAATTGCTGTTGACTCAGTAAGCGTGGAAGGGGCGCGTAATCAAGCTTTGCCTGTAGGAGGGGCGCAGGCTTTAACACGAGATGAAGTTCCTCAAATTTTTGGGCGAATTTTTAACCGACAGCCACTGATTATCAATCCGCCTTTGGCAGCGCTAGATGGAGTAAGGGCACTGTTGGGCTTTGTGAACCCAGACTCGCAGGAAGCTTTAGGAACCTTGCGATCGCTCCTGGCTAACGAGTTCTTCTGCACGCCCACCGAGATTCAGCACCTAGAAACGTTGTTTAATTTCAAGCTAGAAACGTTGGAAAGCTACTTGCGGCGCTATCTTAGCGTTTAA
- a CDS encoding VOC family protein, producing the protein MNAWMLNTVRLFVTDIERAKQFYCDLLEMPLKADGRDKGFLLFDLGSVSLVVEKVTEGSQPNLVGRFAGLSFSVEDVDKVYRDLATRGVEFMGKPQEQAWGGTTVSLLDPDRNGLSLVSGLA; encoded by the coding sequence ATGAACGCTTGGATGCTCAACACCGTTCGTTTGTTTGTCACTGATATTGAACGCGCCAAACAGTTTTACTGCGATCTGCTAGAAATGCCTCTTAAGGCAGATGGCAGAGATAAAGGCTTTCTACTTTTTGACTTGGGCAGCGTCTCTCTAGTCGTTGAAAAGGTTACCGAAGGCAGCCAGCCAAACTTAGTAGGACGGTTTGCAGGGCTATCTTTTAGCGTTGAAGATGTTGATAAAGTCTATAGGGATCTGGCGACCCGTGGCGTAGAGTTCATGGGCAAACCGCAAGAGCAGGCGTGGGGAGGCACCACCGTTAGCCTCCTTGATCCAGATCGCAATGGGCTGTCACTGGTATCTGGATTGGCTTAA
- a CDS encoding TIGR00297 family protein, with protein MVTPWLIGFGLNAGLMAIAALAPKKLLTPAGLLHAGALGIILWGTLGWRGYGVMMFYFLVGSAVTRIGIAQKEALGIAEKRSGARGPENVWGSALIGAFCALGVYWANWNGSSDAQSWVPLLQLAYVASIGTKLADTCGTEIGKAYGQRTFLITTLQAVPRGTEGAVSLEGTLAGIVGSIAIATLAWLVGLISPVGIGICAIAAFIATNIESLIGATIEGKVGWLTHDVVNILNTLIGAIVAILIALALPSGL; from the coding sequence ATGGTTACTCCTTGGCTGATTGGCTTTGGACTAAATGCTGGACTGATGGCGATCGCTGCCCTCGCCCCCAAAAAGCTGTTGACCCCTGCCGGACTTCTCCACGCTGGAGCGCTAGGTATTATCCTTTGGGGCACGTTGGGGTGGCGAGGCTATGGGGTGATGATGTTTTACTTTCTGGTAGGTTCTGCTGTGACTCGGATTGGAATAGCACAAAAAGAGGCGCTAGGAATTGCCGAAAAGCGATCGGGGGCGAGAGGCCCTGAGAACGTTTGGGGATCGGCGTTAATTGGCGCGTTTTGTGCGCTGGGAGTTTATTGGGCAAACTGGAATGGCTCTAGTGATGCTCAAAGTTGGGTGCCGCTTTTACAGTTGGCCTACGTGGCTAGTATTGGCACCAAACTAGCAGATACGTGTGGCACAGAGATTGGCAAAGCTTACGGACAGCGAACGTTTTTGATCACGACCTTACAGGCTGTCCCTCGGGGCACTGAGGGAGCCGTTAGCTTAGAGGGAACGTTAGCCGGAATCGTAGGTTCCATTGCGATCGCCACCCTAGCCTGGCTAGTGGGTCTAATTAGCCCCGTGGGAATTGGGATTTGTGCGATCGCGGCTTTCATTGCTACCAATATTGAAAGCTTGATTGGAGCGACCATTGAAGGCAAGGTAGGCTGGCTCACCCATGATGTGGTCAATATTTTGAATACTTTAATTGGAGCGATCGTCGCTATTTTGATCGCTTTAGCATTGCCATCCGGTCTGTAA
- a CDS encoding GAF domain-containing protein: MTPLTAAEKNHFAKESSLLRRINQQIRRSIELKDILSTTTNEVRAFLGSDRVKIYQFHADSSGEVVAESIHNHRLPPLMGLSFPADDIPAQARQLFVEIQARVMVDVANRLVGQSFCRNLETGEQIAEEVRYRPIDPCHAEYLTAMGVKSSMTLPILYHDQLWGLLVAHHSEPQEISMDDLQAVQGVVDQISVAIAQSTLLAQAHDRAEREAQLNHITNLLHSRSTIELQAALETAVTTFKGSGGRLCIKSESFNNKGNDASLSFANCTEANCCAIQLYLDGKQPLMPELAMYPLMEQYSVWQEYFQAHKFQPWAISDIYNTPPLRNLQPAFRATKIRGMLVVPLQYRQRTLGYLSIFRDEFATETLWAGQFDPDQRQLYPRQSFELWRDTRKAQSCEWTAQEIKLGRTLGIHFATAIQQSETHQQLQILNDNLEHLNAGLEQKIFEQTSALWQTHELQQILFQVVVKMRNSLDLDTIFKTTAQEVRRSLKVDRVGIYRFTPGSACYEGEFVSEDCLPKVLSNLGKKIYDHHFQKEYATSYHQGRMQVLNDIRTSGLQQCHIELLEGLQVRAQIVVPLVRQEELWGLLCIHQCTQPREWERSEIQFITQIAAQLDVAIQQAELLARTQQQSHQLAETLANLQETQLQLVQTEKMSSLGHLVAGIAHEINNPINFIHGNVHHINHYIEDILNLLDLYQKHYADPPAEIYNREQELDLNFLRADFPKILTSMKIGTERIRQIVLSLRNFSRLDQADMKQVDIHEGIDSTLLILQHRLKTQSINEIELIREYGDLPLVECYAGQVNQVLMNLLSNAIDALEESPDFLSVNADEDSHEVMIRPRIHIRTEVLENQRVAIRIADNGKGIPEKARNNLFDPFFTTKPVGKGTGLGLSISYQIIADKHQGSLKYFSALGKGTEFVIELPIRQS; this comes from the coding sequence ATGACTCCCTTAACAGCCGCAGAGAAGAACCATTTTGCCAAGGAAAGTAGCCTTCTCCGTCGAATTAATCAACAAATTCGCCGATCAATAGAGCTTAAAGATATTTTGAGCACTACAACAAACGAGGTGCGAGCATTTTTAGGGAGCGATCGCGTCAAAATCTATCAGTTTCACGCAGACAGTAGTGGTGAAGTGGTCGCTGAATCCATCCATAACCATCGGCTGCCGCCGTTGATGGGGCTAAGTTTTCCAGCCGATGATATTCCTGCCCAAGCACGACAGCTTTTTGTAGAAATTCAAGCGCGGGTCATGGTAGATGTCGCTAATCGACTCGTTGGACAAAGTTTTTGCCGCAATCTAGAAACCGGAGAACAGATTGCCGAGGAGGTTCGCTATCGACCCATCGATCCTTGTCATGCCGAGTATTTAACGGCGATGGGGGTTAAGTCTTCGATGACGCTGCCCATTCTTTATCACGATCAATTATGGGGATTGCTAGTTGCGCATCATTCAGAACCGCAAGAAATCTCAATGGACGACTTACAGGCAGTGCAAGGAGTAGTGGATCAAATTTCTGTCGCGATCGCTCAGTCTACGCTGCTTGCCCAAGCCCACGATCGTGCCGAGCGAGAAGCACAGCTTAATCACATTACCAACCTACTTCACTCCCGCTCCACCATAGAACTACAGGCGGCTTTAGAAACAGCCGTGACGACCTTTAAAGGTTCTGGCGGCAGGCTCTGCATCAAATCTGAATCGTTTAACAACAAAGGAAACGATGCGTCTCTCAGCTTTGCGAACTGTACAGAGGCAAACTGTTGTGCCATTCAGCTTTACCTGGATGGTAAACAGCCCCTCATGCCTGAACTAGCGATGTACCCTTTAATGGAGCAGTACTCGGTTTGGCAAGAGTACTTTCAAGCCCATAAGTTTCAGCCGTGGGCAATTTCAGATATTTACAACACGCCGCCGCTCCGGAACCTCCAACCCGCCTTCCGCGCCACAAAAATCCGGGGGATGTTGGTGGTACCTCTCCAGTACCGTCAACGCACCTTGGGTTACTTGAGCATTTTTCGAGATGAGTTTGCTACTGAAACGCTTTGGGCAGGACAGTTTGACCCAGATCAGCGACAGCTTTATCCCCGGCAATCCTTTGAACTTTGGCGCGATACCCGTAAAGCCCAGTCTTGTGAGTGGACGGCGCAGGAAATCAAACTAGGGCGTACCCTGGGCATTCACTTTGCCACAGCAATTCAACAGTCAGAAACCCATCAACAACTTCAAATTCTTAATGACAATTTAGAACATCTCAATGCGGGATTAGAGCAAAAAATATTTGAGCAAACTTCGGCACTCTGGCAGACTCATGAGCTACAGCAGATTTTGTTTCAGGTTGTTGTTAAAATGCGGAACTCGCTTGACCTGGACACGATTTTTAAGACCACGGCTCAGGAAGTGAGGCGATCGCTCAAGGTCGATCGGGTTGGTATATATCGGTTTACACCTGGCTCAGCCTGCTATGAAGGAGAGTTCGTCTCAGAAGATTGCTTACCTAAAGTTCTTTCTAATTTAGGTAAGAAAATCTATGACCACCACTTTCAAAAAGAATATGCAACTTCTTACCATCAAGGACGGATGCAGGTTCTTAATGATATCCGCACGTCCGGTTTACAGCAGTGCCATATAGAGTTGCTCGAAGGTTTACAGGTTAGGGCACAAATTGTTGTCCCTCTGGTGCGGCAAGAAGAGCTATGGGGACTTTTATGCATTCATCAATGCACCCAGCCTCGGGAATGGGAGCGTTCGGAAATTCAGTTTATTACCCAAATTGCCGCCCAGCTTGACGTGGCGATCCAGCAAGCCGAGTTACTTGCCCGAACTCAACAGCAATCCCATCAGCTTGCAGAAACTCTGGCTAATCTTCAAGAAACGCAACTCCAGCTCGTGCAAACCGAAAAAATGTCTAGTTTGGGGCATTTAGTTGCAGGCATTGCCCATGAAATCAACAATCCGATCAACTTTATCCATGGCAATGTTCATCATATTAATCACTATATTGAGGACATTCTAAATCTGCTGGATCTTTACCAGAAGCACTATGCTGATCCTCCAGCAGAAATTTATAACCGAGAGCAAGAACTAGACCTTAACTTCTTACGAGCAGACTTCCCAAAAATTCTTACGTCAATGAAGATAGGAACTGAGCGGATTCGTCAGATTGTCCTGTCTCTCAGAAATTTCTCGCGTCTTGACCAAGCCGACATGAAGCAGGTCGATATTCATGAAGGCATTGATAGCACCCTTTTAATTCTGCAACATCGCTTGAAAACTCAATCTATTAATGAGATCGAACTGATTAGAGAGTATGGTGATTTGCCGTTGGTGGAATGTTATGCCGGACAGGTCAATCAGGTGTTAATGAATTTGTTGAGTAATGCGATCGATGCCCTTGAAGAAAGCCCAGATTTTCTATCTGTTAATGCTGATGAGGATAGCCATGAGGTGATGATACGCCCCAGAATCCATATCCGGACTGAGGTTCTAGAAAATCAGCGGGTGGCAATTCGGATTGCTGACAATGGCAAGGGTATTCCCGAAAAAGCTCGAAACAATCTGTTTGATCCTTTCTTTACAACTAAGCCTGTCGGGAAGGGAACTGGGCTAGGGTTATCAATTAGTTACCAAATTATTGCAGATAAACATCAAGGTAGCCTTAAATATTTCTCGGCTCTAGGGAAAGGGACAGAATTTGTCATAGAACTACCCATTCGACAATCCTGA
- a CDS encoding 2-succinylbenzoate--CoA ligase, with protein MAEPLVILQSRQDDWLRGIDRQTLVHLAEDRYQAIVQHPKKYPTILISERDPLYFLAGFIAASTAHCPVFLANSGWTESEWQQVFQQVNPDLIWGITPPNLLQIELPPTTPGWIMIPTGGSSGKVRFVIHTYETLSFSVMGFYEYFQVEKVSSFCVLPLYHVSGLMQFLRSLLTKGKFVISSCKSLDFISIDPSEFFLSLVPTQLQRLLQSASSQLSQFQTVLLGGAPAWAELLEIARQQQIQLAPTYGMTETASQIATLKPKDFLQGKTGCGQVLPHAQLTIAENGAIAIQARSLALGYYPHLFSTPLFQTDDLGYFDAANYLHIIGRNSQKIITGGENVFPAEVEAAIRASGLVRDVYVLGLAEPHWGEMITVVYVPVNVKVTVLMIQFFLNQALSKYKHPKQWICVEKLPRNEQGKINDTLIRTKLLSFQQNS; from the coding sequence ATGGCAGAGCCTTTAGTCATTCTTCAAAGCCGTCAGGATGACTGGCTGAGAGGCATCGATCGCCAGACGCTAGTTCACCTAGCTGAAGATCGATATCAAGCGATCGTTCAGCACCCCAAGAAATATCCAACTATCTTGATTTCAGAGCGTGATCCACTCTATTTTTTAGCTGGCTTTATTGCTGCCTCTACCGCCCATTGTCCCGTGTTTTTAGCAAATTCTGGTTGGACTGAATCAGAATGGCAGCAAGTATTCCAGCAAGTTAACCCTGATTTAATTTGGGGAATAACTCCGCCGAATCTTTTGCAAATCGAGTTGCCCCCTACAACGCCGGGTTGGATTATGATTCCGACTGGCGGATCGTCGGGAAAGGTTCGCTTTGTCATTCATACCTATGAGACATTATCATTCTCAGTGATGGGATTTTATGAGTATTTTCAGGTCGAGAAAGTGAGTTCTTTTTGTGTTTTGCCGCTCTATCATGTCAGTGGTTTAATGCAGTTCTTGCGATCGCTCCTCACGAAGGGAAAATTTGTTATTTCTTCATGCAAAAGCCTTGATTTTATCTCCATTGATCCATCAGAATTTTTTCTATCCCTTGTTCCGACCCAGCTTCAGAGACTATTACAAAGTGCATCCTCACAGCTATCCCAGTTTCAGACAGTCTTACTGGGGGGCGCACCCGCCTGGGCAGAATTACTAGAAATTGCCAGGCAGCAGCAGATTCAATTGGCTCCAACCTATGGCATGACTGAAACAGCTTCACAAATAGCAACGCTCAAGCCAAAGGATTTTTTGCAGGGAAAGACCGGGTGCGGACAGGTTTTGCCCCATGCGCAGCTTACGATCGCAGAAAATGGAGCGATCGCAATTCAGGCTCGCTCCCTTGCCTTAGGCTACTATCCTCATTTGTTCTCAACGCCCCTGTTCCAAACCGATGACTTGGGCTACTTCGATGCCGCAAACTATCTTCATATCATCGGTCGCAATAGTCAGAAAATTATTACCGGAGGGGAAAACGTTTTTCCGGCTGAAGTTGAGGCTGCAATTCGGGCAAGTGGACTGGTTAGAGATGTTTATGTATTAGGATTAGCCGAGCCTCATTGGGGAGAAATGATCACGGTGGTTTATGTCCCGGTGAACGTAAAAGTAACCGTTTTGATGATTCAATTTTTTCTCAACCAAGCACTGAGTAAATACAAACATCCGAAGCAGTGGATTTGTGTTGAGAAACTGCCTCGGAACGAACAAGGAAAAATTAATGATACGCTCATTCGCACAAAACTCCTGTCATTTCAACAGAACTCTTAG
- a CDS encoding o-succinylbenzoate synthase, with amino-acid sequence MLKVEFRCYQRSFKQPLVTHHGLWKVREGIILRLSDRQQTSWGEIAPLEAFGSESFEQALRLCQSLTEIDQSKISQIPAYLPACRFGFESAWEGLKNHALARRLTYSTLLPTGSAAIQAWRSLWNQGTRTFKWKIGVAPIHQEMAIFEKLVTALPTQTRLRLDANGGLSWEDANLWLQKCDRYGVEFLEQPLPPAQFDAMLQLSHQHQTPIALDESVATIEQLEHCYELGWRGIFVVKAAIAGSPSRLRAFCNNHGIDIVWSSVFETAIAQRYIQDHLIPSLSTQERAIGFGVNHWFDDDLNQLDGEQLWQSL; translated from the coding sequence ATGCTAAAAGTCGAGTTTCGCTGCTATCAGCGCTCTTTTAAACAGCCCCTTGTCACGCATCATGGACTATGGAAGGTGCGAGAGGGCATTATTTTACGCCTTAGCGATCGCCAGCAAACAAGCTGGGGCGAAATTGCACCGCTTGAGGCATTTGGCAGCGAAAGCTTTGAGCAAGCGCTACGGTTGTGCCAATCGTTGACTGAGATCGACCAATCCAAAATTTCTCAGATTCCTGCTTACCTACCAGCCTGCCGCTTCGGTTTCGAGTCAGCTTGGGAGGGCTTAAAGAATCATGCTCTAGCGAGAAGGCTAACTTACAGCACTCTGCTGCCCACTGGATCTGCTGCCATTCAGGCTTGGCGATCGCTCTGGAACCAAGGTACGCGTACCTTTAAGTGGAAGATTGGCGTTGCACCTATTCATCAGGAGATGGCAATCTTTGAAAAACTTGTGACTGCTCTTCCAACTCAGACTCGGCTTCGGCTTGATGCCAATGGGGGTTTGAGTTGGGAAGACGCAAATTTATGGTTGCAAAAATGCGATCGCTACGGTGTAGAGTTTTTAGAGCAGCCCCTACCGCCCGCTCAATTCGATGCAATGCTACAGCTTAGCCACCAGCACCAAACCCCGATCGCCCTGGACGAATCTGTGGCAACTATTGAGCAACTTGAACACTGCTATGAATTAGGATGGCGCGGCATTTTTGTGGTGAAAGCTGCGATCGCGGGTTCTCCTTCAAGGTTACGAGCATTTTGTAATAACCATGGGATCGATATCGTTTGGTCGTCGGTATTTGAAACCGCGATCGCTCAACGCTACATTCAAGATCATTTAATTCCATCGCTTTCAACACAGGAAAGAGCGATCGGGTTTGGAGTCAATCACTGGTTTGATGATGATTTGAATCAACTTGACGGTGAACAACTATGGCAGAGCCTTTAG
- a CDS encoding DUF3318 domain-containing protein translates to MTSFATSTARSDLSELRRLKTLLPPELKSWVMIEAATAVNPPLITSEEIGKDEIEVQVDLVKWDQLALDQRNLMFWHEVARVQNDTIPRDGWEMAALAIGLGGAVGELWVQDGLLLLLATALCGVSGYRLYQRNNSQKILNEAIEADEKAIALATRFGYTLPNAYKSLGSALKVLIEQTPKKKQRKKYEARLEALKKSANKAKSRSKAPAEADYYS, encoded by the coding sequence ATGACCTCATTCGCCACTTCTACAGCTCGATCCGATCTGAGCGAACTCCGACGGCTAAAGACCTTACTGCCCCCCGAACTAAAAAGCTGGGTCATGATTGAGGCGGCAACGGCTGTGAATCCGCCCCTCATCACTAGCGAAGAAATCGGCAAGGATGAAATAGAAGTCCAGGTCGATTTAGTTAAATGGGATCAATTAGCTCTAGACCAGCGCAACCTGATGTTCTGGCATGAAGTGGCTCGTGTTCAAAACGACACGATTCCTAGAGACGGTTGGGAAATGGCGGCGCTGGCGATCGGGTTAGGCGGTGCAGTCGGTGAGCTTTGGGTTCAGGATGGGCTGCTGCTGCTTTTGGCGACAGCGCTCTGTGGCGTTTCGGGCTATCGCTTGTATCAACGAAACAATAGCCAAAAGATTCTCAATGAAGCCATTGAAGCCGATGAAAAGGCGATCGCCCTCGCGACACGTTTTGGCTACACGTTGCCTAATGCTTATAAGAGTTTGGGGAGCGCGTTGAAAGTATTGATTGAACAAACGCCGAAAAAGAAGCAGCGTAAAAAGTACGAAGCGCGGCTCGAAGCTTTGAAGAAGAGCGCCAATAAGGCTAAATCTCGTTCTAAAGCACCCGCCGAAGCCGATTACTATTCTTAG
- a CDS encoding DNA double-strand break repair nuclease NurA produces MLDLTKLACQMQGIGQHLNQEAAATRQRLDLAHRLLEQARERQADLVAQQQIWRDRLGFTAAEPIEPLDTRIDLTAAPPSHTVIATDGSQIAPSHHEIAYCYLINVGRVVFHYGQNRHPLLDSLPEIFYRPEDLYVSRQWGIRTEEWIGYQRTVSEAVVLAEIGISLAADPLQNSPTLAMVDGSLIHWFLESLPADARDRILPPMLQAWEQLRAAGVPLVSYISAARSSEAVNFLRLHTCPFMAPDCSTNCPGKTDQAPCQVFSPLRDTALWSMLLTPGQRSLIWKSSAKVLEAYGDHVVYFCYIHMGSEVARVEFPAWVAEDPVLLDSALSLTLTQVHKGYGYPVALAEAHNQAVVRGGDRTRFFALLEQQMIRAGLKNIGTSYKESRKRNSIA; encoded by the coding sequence ATGCTCGACCTGACGAAACTCGCTTGCCAAATGCAGGGCATTGGTCAACATTTGAACCAAGAAGCTGCTGCTACTCGGCAACGCCTAGACTTAGCACACCGACTGCTAGAGCAAGCCAGAGAACGGCAAGCAGACCTGGTAGCCCAGCAGCAAATTTGGCGCGATCGCCTTGGGTTTACCGCCGCTGAACCCATCGAACCCCTAGACACGCGCATCGATCTGACTGCCGCGCCCCCTAGCCATACCGTTATCGCCACAGATGGCTCGCAAATTGCGCCCAGCCACCACGAAATCGCCTACTGTTACTTGATCAACGTTGGGCGTGTCGTCTTCCACTATGGGCAAAACCGTCACCCGCTTCTAGACAGCCTGCCCGAGATTTTTTACCGCCCCGAAGATCTTTATGTTTCTCGGCAATGGGGCATTCGTACTGAAGAATGGATAGGCTATCAGCGCACAGTTTCAGAGGCAGTCGTGTTAGCTGAAATTGGCATCAGTCTGGCAGCAGACCCACTTCAAAATTCCCCTACCTTAGCCATGGTCGATGGCTCCCTAATTCACTGGTTTCTAGAGTCATTACCCGCCGATGCCCGCGATCGCATCCTACCGCCCATGCTCCAAGCCTGGGAGCAACTTCGTGCTGCTGGTGTTCCCCTCGTCAGCTATATTAGTGCCGCCCGAAGCAGCGAGGCTGTCAATTTTCTACGCCTGCACACTTGCCCCTTCATGGCTCCCGATTGCTCGACCAACTGCCCCGGAAAAACCGATCAGGCTCCCTGTCAAGTCTTTTCACCCTTGCGAGATACGGCGCTCTGGTCAATGCTCCTAACGCCCGGACAGCGAAGTTTGATTTGGAAAAGCTCTGCCAAAGTTCTCGAAGCCTATGGCGATCATGTCGTTTATTTTTGCTATATCCATATGGGGTCTGAAGTGGCGCGGGTGGAGTTTCCGGCGTGGGTTGCCGAAGATCCAGTGCTTTTAGATTCGGCGCTGAGCCTGACGCTAACACAGGTGCACAAGGGCTATGGCTATCCGGTGGCTTTAGCAGAGGCACATAATCAGGCGGTAGTTAGAGGGGGCGATCGCACCCGCTTCTTTGCCCTCCTTGAGCAACAAATGATTCGCGCTGGGCTGAAAAATATCGGCACCTCCTACAAAGAATCTCGGAAACGCAACAGTATTGCCTAG